The Anastrepha ludens isolate Willacy chromosome 2, idAnaLude1.1, whole genome shotgun sequence genome contains a region encoding:
- the LOC128854867 gene encoding E3 SUMO-protein ligase ZBED1-like → MDKFLLKNSQDGQDSSIEAIEEDNQLAKRQRVGRSSVWGHFEKINNGMSAKCRSCGKMYKTSGNTSNLFDHLKRAHPGQRVNDLSITSGKIDTYLNTTFESTSKRKKELDLGLIKFVAQGMQPFSIVEDPEFRDFIKLFDPRYKLPSRTTLSNVMMTNLFDEQKPKLKNLLSKINHCAITTDMWTSLANESYMTVTCSFITDSYCLRSAVLSTNKLIDETNHTAKNIADTLQAVCNEWGIFDKITAIVTDNASSMIKACELLKKRNLPCYAHSLNLVVQDCLKLDCTKELLKKCKSIVAFFKSSTIAYKKFKDSQLTETKYSLIQEVATRWDSAFLMIERVLKTHEAINITLLSLSKAPQPLTADEINILKDLSQILSPFDIASKEVSSNSKVTVSLVIPVTCGLLNNLENSTKNLLTEVGLKVNEFLIDCVIKRLYKYEDRTVTSISTLLDPRFKKQGFRSQYNAKNAEKLLIEELIHLSKSSAPTSEPPTPIDQPKPTRHPLYEFVKINIENLPRTKRSNAIIDLQQYIGKHHSLGDVDPLKYWQHNENSIKDLTTKYFCIPASSTESERLFSKAGQIITERRAALKAKHVDMLLFLSHNSRILAED, encoded by the exons ATGGACAAATTTCTCTTGAAAAACTCACAGG ATGGACAAGACAGCAGCATTGAGGCAATTGAGGAGGACAACCAGCTAGCAAAAAGGCAGCGAGTCGGAAGATCATCGGTGTGGGgccatttcgaaaaaataaacaacggtATGTCGGCAAAGTGTCGCTCTTGCGGCAAAATGTATAAGACGAGCGGAAATACCTCAAATTTATTTGACCACCTGAAGCGTGCGCATCCCGGTCAGCGTGTTAACGATTTGTCAATCACTTCTGGtaaaatagatacatatttaaacacAACATTTGAATCTACGTCAAAGCGCAAAAAAGAGCTTGATTTAGGACTCATAAAATTTGTAGCTCAAGGCATGCAACCTTTTTCTATAGTTGAGGATCCTGAGTTTCGCGACTTTATCAAACTATTCGACCCACGCTACAAACTACCGTCGCGGACTACCCTCTCTAATGTCATGatgacaaatttatttgatgagCAGaaacctaaattaaaaaatttgctcaGCAAAATAAATCACTGTGCCATCACAACTGATATGTGGACGTCCCTGGCAAATGAATCTTATATGACAGTCACATGCTCGTTTATTACAGATAGTTACTGTCTTCGCTCTGCtgttttatcaacaaataagcTAATTGATGAAACAAATCATACTGCTAAGAATATAGCAGATACCCTGCAGGCTGTTTGCAACGAATGgggaatttttgataaaataactgCAATTGTGACCGATAATGCAAGCTCAATGATCAAAGCGTGTGAGCTgcttaaaaaaaggaatttacCCTGCTATGCACACTCACTTAATTTGGTGGTGCAAGATTGCCTTAAGCTGGATTGCACAAaagaattacttaaaaaatgcaAGTCCATTGTCGCGTTTTTTAAAAGTAGCACGATTGCTTACAAGAAATTTAAAGATTCTCAATTGACGGAAACTAAATATAGTCTAATACAGGAAGTTGCCACCAGATGGGACAGTGCATTCCTAATGATTGAAAGAGTCTTAAAAACACATGAAGCAATCAATATAACACTTCTAAGTTTGTCGAAAGCGCCACAGCCTCTCACAGCTGACGAAATCAACATATTAAAAGACTTGTCACAAATACTTTCTCCCTTTGACATTGCTTCCAAAGAAGTGTCATCGAATTCTAAAGTCACAGTATCACTAGTTATTCCAGTTACTTGTGGCCTCTTAAACAACTTGGAAAATAGCACAAAAAATCTTCTTACCGAAGTTGGCCTTAAAGTAAacgaatttttaattgattgcGTAATCAAAAGGTTGTACAAGTACGAAGATCGCACAGTAACTAGCATTTCTACATTGCTTGATCCAAGGTTTAAAAAACAAGGTTTCCGTTCGCAATACAATGccaaaaatgctgaaaaacttttaattgaaGAACTTATTCATCTGAGCAAGTCTTCAGCTCCCACCTCAGAGCCACCAACACCAATTGATCAACCAAAACCAACACGACATCCTCTTTAtgaatttgtaaaaatcaacATAGAAAATTTGCCTAGGACTAAGCGCTCCAATGCAATAATTGATTTACAACAATATATTGGGAAACATCACTCCTTGGGCGATGTTGATCCCCTCAAATATTGGCAG CATAACGAAAATAGTATAAAAGACCTTACtacgaaatatttttgcattcctGCTTCATCGACAGAGTCGGAGCGATTGTTCAGCAAAGCTGGACAAATTATAACGGAACGAAGAGCTGCCTTAAAAGCTAAGCATGTGGACATGCTCCTTTTTCTTAGTCACAATTCTCGGATCTTGGCAGAAGACTGa